From a single Endozoicomonas euniceicola genomic region:
- a CDS encoding GDCCVxC domain-containing (seleno)protein, giving the protein MKHHLHTRSSITCSDCGHTSDETMPLDACVHLYECKNCQKLMTPDSGDCCIFCSHGSHCCPTSQRESRAYREIPSASFKAASIVNAAQTS; this is encoded by the coding sequence ATGAAGCATCATCTGCATACCCGATCCAGCATTACCTGCTCCGACTGCGGTCACACTTCGGATGAAACCATGCCACTGGATGCCTGTGTCCACCTGTATGAATGTAAAAACTGCCAGAAACTGATGACCCCCGATTCCGGCGACTGTTGTATTTTCTGCTCCCACGGCAGTCATTGCTGTCCGACCAGCCAGAGAGAAAGTCGGGCCTATAGAGAAATACCCTCAGCTTCCTTCAAGGCTGCTTCTATCGTTAACGCCGCCCAGACCAGCTGA
- a CDS encoding RidA family protein: MTIERMEIKQRMSRIVKHNGTIYLCGQVAADASAGIKEQTQTMLDKVDTLLEQAGSDREHILSATLYIKDMALFAEMNEVWDAWVPEGHAPARACVQASMAREELLVEVSVVAAEK; the protein is encoded by the coding sequence GTGACTATCGAAAGAATGGAAATCAAGCAGCGCATGAGCCGTATCGTTAAGCATAACGGCACTATTTATCTGTGTGGACAGGTTGCTGCTGATGCCAGTGCAGGCATTAAAGAGCAAACACAAACCATGCTCGACAAGGTGGATACTTTGCTGGAGCAGGCTGGCAGCGATCGCGAACACATTCTGTCCGCCACTCTCTACATCAAAGATATGGCTCTGTTCGCGGAAATGAATGAAGTCTGGGATGCCTGGGTGCCAGAAGGTCATGCGCCTGCCCGTGCCTGTGTCCAGGCCAGCATGGCTCGTGAAGAGTTACTGGTTGAGGTTTCTGTGGTTGCTGCTGAGAAGTAA
- a CDS encoding OmpA family protein: MIKSFRNALPLLFVAVFMAGCQTTDPYTGEQKTQNAAKYGGLGALAGAVIGGIADGSEGALKGAAIGGAAGAGYGYYTDRQETKLRQELRGTGVQVSRQGDNLKLIMPSNITFDSSQAEIKSSFYPVLGSVAKVMNEFNKNRIEIRGYTDSTGNPKINNPLSLSRAESVAKYLVAQKVSAGRMKIYGMGASNPIGDNETESGKAMNRRVEIDLVPDLRQN; this comes from the coding sequence ATGATCAAATCATTCAGAAATGCACTGCCACTGTTGTTTGTTGCTGTCTTTATGGCAGGTTGCCAGACGACAGACCCTTATACTGGTGAGCAGAAAACCCAGAATGCGGCAAAGTATGGCGGTCTGGGAGCACTGGCTGGTGCTGTCATTGGTGGCATTGCTGACGGTAGTGAAGGGGCTTTGAAAGGAGCTGCCATTGGTGGCGCGGCAGGAGCCGGTTATGGCTATTATACCGACCGTCAGGAAACGAAGTTAAGGCAGGAGCTACGGGGAACCGGTGTCCAGGTGTCCAGGCAGGGGGATAACCTTAAACTGATCATGCCTTCCAACATTACTTTCGATAGCAGTCAGGCTGAAATTAAGTCCAGCTTTTACCCGGTTCTGGGCTCTGTTGCCAAAGTGATGAATGAGTTCAATAAGAACCGTATTGAGATTCGCGGCTACACCGATAGTACCGGTAATCCAAAGATAAACAATCCTTTGTCCCTGTCCCGCGCAGAGTCGGTTGCCAAATATCTGGTGGCTCAGAAAGTCTCTGCTGGTCGTATGAAAATTTACGGTATGGGGGCGTCCAACCCTATAGGCGACAATGAAACAGAATCAGGAAAGGCAATGAACAGACGGGTAGAGATTGACCTGGTGCCTGACCTCCGTCAAAACTAA
- a CDS encoding MBL fold metallo-hydrolase produces MTNQTDFIRVTFPVGPLQCNCTIIGDKTTGKAIVVDPGGNADTILAKLNELGLRVVALIHTHAHLDHFLASGELKKLTGAPIYLHEEDKFLWDNLEGQCRMFGVPYAPVPDPDYWLKDDEELPCGCGVALHTPGHTPGSMSFYFESHKLLIAGDTLFRRSIGRTDLWGGDFKTIEKSIRERLYVLDEEACVVTGHGPDTTIGEEIRENSIVRG; encoded by the coding sequence ATGACAAACCAGACCGATTTTATCAGGGTCACCTTTCCGGTGGGTCCACTGCAGTGCAACTGCACCATCATTGGTGACAAAACGACGGGGAAAGCCATTGTGGTTGACCCTGGCGGCAATGCCGACACTATTCTAGCGAAACTGAATGAGCTTGGACTTAGGGTGGTTGCCCTGATTCATACCCATGCTCACCTGGATCATTTCCTGGCCAGCGGGGAACTGAAAAAACTGACTGGCGCTCCCATCTATCTGCATGAGGAAGACAAGTTCCTGTGGGATAACCTTGAAGGGCAGTGTCGTATGTTTGGTGTGCCTTATGCTCCGGTCCCCGATCCGGATTACTGGCTTAAAGATGATGAAGAACTGCCCTGTGGTTGTGGTGTTGCCCTGCACACACCGGGTCATACACCAGGTTCAATGAGCTTTTACTTTGAGTCACACAAATTGCTGATCGCAGGTGATACACTGTTTCGTCGCTCCATTGGCAGAACCGACCTCTGGGGCGGGGACTTTAAAACGATAGAAAAATCTATACGTGAACGTTTATATGTTCTTGATGAAGAAGCCTGCGTGGTGACAGGCCATGGGCCCGATACAACCATTGGTGAAGAAATTCGAGAGAACAGTATTGTCAGGGGCTGA
- a CDS encoding MutS-related protein: protein MVPGKAHIYDAAFPGTTTMGEVYGAYMLVAGATHNHFLLTQRQGLIRQIQERGLADQLREQLKKLNHFLPPGLAIFDKVHPFNKLSKTNIFMEERGFGSLASNSDISSYMNNYFGFDSSTYFDRMKRSSFQNNLIGQSTIQMALMPYVTSALSIPMNIINSRFSKNARSLKNIPWQGPGSYISNVMRSTISLGGYSHYLLALEQFATDVFTIPRIHNSMKNTKEVLIDELMALKPFLEVLFSFKKVQGLPLINFTMTRDEEIITDAVLRKINNLKVDRSHNFLSSFAAAASTLRWVLLQRELIVRYLVNISRLDFYISVAEKTKEPGLWSFVKWYSHEGQIQPKPKIMAKKLWNPGLPPEKAVPSDVKLGGSDPANIILTGANASGKSTLLRGLGINTIFMAQTLGVAASESFKLRPYSHFDSLMEKRDKHGRSSYETEVDAVVRVWGVNSKLNKAHRSLILADELFRTTNPTEGDSASELLVRKIGNLPHVSLLVSTHFNTMKQLAVKQPKQFANKHMSVDTDNETGQITQMHYRLVDGPSPSINAIQLFEQEFSTKFPELYQH, encoded by the coding sequence ATGGTTCCGGGCAAGGCTCATATTTATGATGCAGCCTTTCCTGGCACGACCACAATGGGAGAGGTGTATGGAGCTTATATGCTGGTAGCAGGAGCAACACATAACCACTTCCTGTTGACACAGAGACAGGGGCTTATTCGGCAGATACAGGAAAGGGGGCTGGCTGATCAGCTCCGGGAACAATTGAAGAAACTCAATCATTTTCTGCCCCCGGGGCTGGCCATTTTCGACAAAGTGCATCCTTTTAATAAATTGTCAAAAACAAATATTTTTATGGAAGAGAGGGGATTTGGAAGCTTGGCATCTAATAGTGATATCAGTTCTTATATGAACAATTATTTCGGATTTGACAGTTCTACTTATTTTGACCGTATGAAGCGTAGTAGTTTTCAAAACAACCTTATCGGCCAGTCTACCATTCAAATGGCCCTTATGCCCTATGTTACAAGCGCTTTATCTATTCCAATGAACATTATTAATTCCAGATTTTCCAAAAATGCAAGGTCTTTGAAAAATATTCCCTGGCAGGGACCAGGAAGTTATATATCAAATGTTATGAGGTCAACAATATCATTAGGAGGTTATTCCCATTACCTGTTAGCTCTAGAACAGTTTGCAACAGATGTCTTCACCATTCCTCGCATCCATAATAGTATGAAAAATACTAAAGAAGTCCTTATTGACGAACTGATGGCTTTAAAGCCTTTTCTGGAAGTGCTTTTTTCATTTAAAAAGGTTCAGGGCCTACCACTGATAAACTTTACCATGACCCGGGATGAGGAAATAATCACTGATGCTGTATTACGTAAAATCAATAATCTTAAGGTTGACAGGAGTCATAATTTTCTGAGTAGTTTTGCGGCAGCTGCCAGCACATTAAGGTGGGTACTATTGCAGAGAGAACTCATCGTCAGGTATCTGGTTAATATATCCAGACTGGACTTTTATATTTCAGTAGCTGAAAAAACCAAAGAGCCCGGTTTATGGTCTTTTGTAAAGTGGTATAGCCATGAAGGACAGATCCAGCCAAAACCAAAGATAATGGCAAAAAAACTATGGAATCCTGGACTTCCCCCTGAAAAGGCGGTTCCCAGTGATGTGAAGCTGGGGGGGAGCGACCCTGCGAACATTATCCTTACCGGAGCTAATGCCTCAGGAAAGTCCACACTACTCAGGGGGCTGGGCATTAATACTATTTTTATGGCACAAACTTTGGGGGTTGCAGCTTCAGAAAGTTTCAAATTAAGACCTTATAGTCATTTTGACAGTCTTATGGAGAAGCGAGACAAACACGGCCGTTCCTCTTATGAAACTGAAGTGGATGCTGTTGTTCGGGTCTGGGGGGTGAATAGTAAGCTGAACAAGGCACATCGTAGTTTGATACTGGCCGATGAGCTGTTTCGTACCACTAACCCGACGGAGGGAGATTCTGCCTCCGAACTGTTGGTGCGAAAAATCGGCAACCTGCCCCACGTATCGCTATTAGTTTCAACCCACTTCAATACTATGAAACAGCTTGCTGTTAAACAGCCCAAACAGTTTGCCAATAAACATATGAGTGTTGATACCGATAATGAAACCGGGCAGATCACACAAATGCATTACCGGTTAGTGGATGGCCCCAGTCCATCTATCAATGCTATCCAGCTGTTTGAACAGGAGTTCAGTACAAAATTTCCGGAATTGTATCAGCATTAG
- a CDS encoding MutS-related protein, producing MYKFPGWFLFFIFFAGNIALADVPDAVREAGDIYLKSYNHEMTEDPARLVDPEKERNIAWAYELFAPNPFGSEPLKITYRTRQVLVQILSTQIRQASQPVKTSANILQDTRVLGNEELGKSSMLDILFPGYTLSGEVLKALILAQPTSDIKALRHQQDLIEKTMQTESLQNRLPAILKQLKDYEPTVVSLFDNADIIYFPEVRERTEKFRNLTWTTKAYNLLLNSLFWVYTKGKNLVLMASMMSMVAEPFLNERYCSCSFFTGIAYSVFSLGIMSAKHLLDHFVLDKLVESQQIALYKTIRVRVDILSYYLRQALSLQQLTDLPEELRLSFTSQEMTLIKHFLYGTEWLIEQDPRAKKNYLEYAIEMLSHSLELKQAIAKALYQSGKIDIYQAIARRMNSPAASGQLTFAQFTAQKPLIVARGLWNPVLNADKVVTNDIVLEKSDASPARRENWPYVYGTCSAHSELPLGNLLLSGCNASGKSTMMRAITVNSIYLAQTFGIAAAESFQTGLFHAIYSHMDKYDHTGEFSSYEGELMQARQLIEQASSLESGQNMLACFDELFSNTDPEASLYVTNKVLSLMARQLRTINIVSSHYDVNTVGVNDENEFARMHMHVEKANGTLVKTYQLRQGQNKQSNALFHLMEKFRSFPDIYSELERLRKVDNNG from the coding sequence ATGTACAAGTTCCCTGGTTGGTTTTTATTTTTCATTTTTTTTGCAGGAAATATCGCCCTGGCTGATGTGCCGGACGCAGTCAGGGAGGCGGGTGATATTTACTTAAAATCGTATAACCATGAAATGACTGAGGATCCAGCGAGGCTGGTTGATCCGGAAAAAGAGAGAAATATCGCCTGGGCTTATGAGCTTTTTGCTCCAAATCCTTTCGGTTCTGAGCCTTTAAAAATAACCTATCGTACCAGGCAGGTACTGGTTCAAATTCTTTCTACCCAGATAAGGCAAGCTTCCCAGCCCGTTAAAACCAGTGCCAATATTTTACAGGATACCCGGGTATTAGGTAATGAGGAACTGGGAAAGTCTTCTATGCTGGACATACTGTTTCCCGGTTACACATTGTCCGGAGAAGTTTTAAAAGCGTTGATTCTGGCACAGCCCACCAGTGATATTAAAGCGTTGCGCCATCAGCAGGACCTGATAGAAAAGACAATGCAGACTGAGTCGTTGCAGAATCGGCTGCCAGCAATTCTGAAACAGCTAAAAGATTACGAACCTACCGTCGTATCTCTGTTTGATAATGCTGATATCATTTATTTCCCCGAAGTAAGGGAGCGGACAGAAAAGTTTCGCAACCTCACCTGGACAACAAAAGCTTATAACTTACTCTTGAATAGCTTGTTTTGGGTCTACACGAAGGGGAAAAATTTAGTTTTGATGGCGTCAATGATGTCTATGGTAGCAGAACCCTTTCTAAATGAGCGTTACTGTTCATGTAGTTTTTTTACCGGAATAGCGTATTCAGTCTTCTCTCTGGGCATTATGAGCGCTAAACACTTGTTGGACCACTTTGTATTGGACAAGTTGGTAGAAAGTCAGCAAATAGCACTCTACAAAACCATTCGTGTTCGAGTTGACATATTGTCCTACTATCTGCGTCAGGCATTGAGCCTGCAACAGCTTACAGACTTGCCGGAAGAATTGAGACTGAGCTTTACTTCACAGGAAATGACTTTAATAAAACATTTTCTGTATGGTACTGAATGGTTAATAGAGCAAGATCCCCGAGCTAAGAAAAATTACCTGGAATATGCCATAGAAATGCTATCGCATTCTCTTGAGCTAAAGCAGGCTATTGCCAAAGCTCTGTACCAGAGTGGAAAAATAGATATATACCAGGCTATTGCAAGGCGCATGAATTCCCCCGCCGCTAGTGGTCAGTTAACATTTGCCCAGTTCACGGCGCAGAAACCCCTGATTGTAGCCCGGGGGCTCTGGAACCCGGTTCTTAATGCTGACAAAGTGGTCACTAATGATATTGTCCTTGAAAAAAGCGATGCAAGCCCTGCACGTAGAGAAAATTGGCCTTATGTTTACGGAACCTGTAGTGCGCATTCAGAGCTCCCGCTGGGAAATCTGTTACTGTCGGGCTGTAATGCATCGGGTAAATCCACAATGATGCGGGCCATCACTGTGAATTCGATTTATCTGGCACAGACTTTCGGGATAGCTGCCGCAGAGTCTTTCCAGACAGGACTGTTTCATGCTATCTACAGCCATATGGATAAATATGACCACACAGGTGAATTTTCTTCTTATGAAGGTGAGCTGATGCAGGCCAGGCAGTTGATTGAGCAAGCCAGTTCACTGGAAAGTGGCCAAAATATGCTGGCCTGTTTTGATGAGTTGTTCAGCAACACAGACCCCGAAGCAAGCCTTTATGTCACAAATAAAGTTCTCAGCCTCATGGCGCGACAATTGAGAACAATTAATATTGTTTCGTCTCATTATGATGTAAACACCGTGGGTGTTAACGACGAAAATGAATTCGCCCGAATGCACATGCATGTTGAAAAAGCGAACGGAACTCTGGTCAAAACCTACCAGCTCAGGCAAGGTCAGAATAAACAATCCAATGCACTGTTTCATTTAATGGAAAAGTTTCGATCATTCCCGGATATTTATTCAGAATTGGAGCGTCTAAGAAAGGTTGACAATAATGGATAA
- a CDS encoding histidine phosphatase family protein, which yields MFLIMLLVDLLALSVMENTLELIICRHGEAEQNIGGWYSSNPRHPSYIEAHLTTRGIKQVRQLGSDLKSTGLTADNICQVFASPLPRTCESARNVMDVLAIPEQKLIIEPKLIESQMGDRESQKITQYNDKDFWFPESPESFNGESREAIKARMSEAFKAIHQKCHNHQGRYVLLFSHGAPVYLLLEKLTGTGERLPPGGCKRLTVTPAML from the coding sequence ATGTTCCTGATCATGCTATTGGTAGATTTATTGGCTTTATCGGTGATGGAGAACACGTTGGAACTAATTATCTGTCGACACGGCGAAGCGGAACAAAATATAGGAGGGTGGTACAGCTCAAACCCTCGTCATCCAAGCTATATCGAGGCGCATTTGACAACCAGGGGTATCAAACAGGTTCGTCAACTGGGAAGTGACCTTAAATCAACAGGTTTAACAGCTGATAACATTTGTCAGGTGTTTGCATCACCATTGCCCAGAACCTGCGAGTCGGCCAGAAACGTTATGGATGTTCTTGCGATTCCCGAACAAAAACTGATTATTGAGCCGAAACTGATCGAGTCGCAGATGGGGGACAGGGAGAGCCAGAAAATTACTCAATATAATGACAAGGACTTCTGGTTTCCCGAGAGCCCGGAATCATTTAATGGTGAAAGTCGGGAAGCAATAAAAGCCAGAATGTCTGAGGCGTTCAAAGCTATCCATCAAAAATGCCATAACCACCAGGGTCGTTATGTGTTGTTATTCAGCCACGGCGCGCCTGTTTATCTGCTGCTGGAAAAACTCACTGGCACTGGCGAACGCCTGCCTCCCGGTGGTTGTAAACGACTGACGGTGACTCCGGCAATGCTTTAA
- a CDS encoding dicarboxylate/amino acid:cation symporter, translating into MCDRCNKHYRVSSTALLLLAAALGMLTGWLDFPVINNICEVITDIFIRLLKLVSLPIIFFSLIATLSGMSGMGDVKVMGGKVLKFTLLTTFVAAAMALLLYTSFDPAHQASLAASRSGQELEVVSYWNYLLSIIPSSFIEPFYNGNVMGALFLALLMSAAILSLGQDHKETLHKLFDSLFAAVMKMTSFILKLMPLAVWAFVTLFVRDFQNQDMLQGLVVYLVCVLLANVIQAGVILPLFLKSKGIPPLKALKAMWPALTIAFFAKSSSAALPSAVKCAEQRLGVNGKVARFSMPLCISVNMNACAAFILITVLFVSQSNGVQFSMLELLSWVLIASIAAIGNAGVPMGCYMLSSAFLAAMNVDLQLMLLILPFYSFIDMLESAINVWSDSCVTAMVNHELEQAGELASEQADS; encoded by the coding sequence ATGTGCGACCGATGCAACAAACACTATAGAGTCAGCTCAACAGCTCTGCTGCTGCTGGCTGCTGCCTTGGGGATGCTGACTGGCTGGCTTGATTTTCCGGTCATTAATAATATCTGTGAAGTCATTACCGACATTTTTATCCGGCTGCTGAAGCTGGTGAGCCTCCCGATTATTTTCTTCTCACTGATCGCCACGCTTTCGGGCATGAGTGGTATGGGTGATGTCAAGGTGATGGGGGGCAAGGTTCTCAAGTTTACGCTTCTGACTACTTTCGTTGCAGCCGCCATGGCTCTGCTGCTTTATACCAGCTTTGACCCGGCACATCAGGCCAGTCTTGCAGCCAGCCGTTCCGGTCAGGAGCTGGAGGTAGTCAGCTACTGGAACTATCTGCTGAGTATTATTCCATCCAGTTTTATTGAACCGTTCTACAACGGTAACGTGATGGGAGCTTTATTTCTGGCACTGCTGATGAGCGCCGCCATTCTATCGCTAGGGCAGGATCATAAAGAGACTTTGCACAAACTCTTTGACAGCCTGTTTGCAGCCGTTATGAAAATGACCAGTTTTATACTTAAACTGATGCCTCTGGCGGTCTGGGCTTTTGTGACTCTGTTTGTCCGGGACTTCCAGAATCAGGACATGCTTCAGGGACTGGTGGTTTACCTGGTCTGTGTATTGCTGGCTAACGTTATTCAGGCAGGCGTTATTCTGCCACTGTTCCTTAAAAGCAAAGGCATCCCACCGTTGAAAGCGCTCAAAGCCATGTGGCCAGCGCTGACCATCGCCTTTTTCGCCAAATCATCCAGTGCCGCCCTGCCCTCAGCAGTCAAGTGCGCAGAACAACGACTCGGAGTGAATGGTAAGGTTGCCCGTTTCAGTATGCCCCTGTGTATCAGCGTAAACATGAACGCTTGTGCAGCATTTATTCTTATCACTGTACTGTTCGTATCCCAGAGCAATGGCGTCCAGTTCTCTATGCTGGAACTTTTGTCCTGGGTATTGATTGCATCGATTGCTGCGATTGGCAATGCTGGCGTGCCGATGGGGTGCTACATGCTGTCCAGTGCGTTTCTGGCGGCCATGAACGTTGACTTGCAGTTGATGCTTTTGATTCTACCGTTTTACAGTTTCATTGATATGCTTGAAAGCGCCATCAACGTCTGGTCCGATTCCTGTGTAACCGCCATGGTCAATCATGAACTGGAGCAGGCCGGTGAGCTGGCTTCAGAGCAGGCTGACAGTTAA
- a CDS encoding CBS domain-containing protein produces the protein MKVVKDIVRRNITPLPTELYLAEAVERILASGLTGLPVIDDDGKLVGFLSEQDCIAQMLSGTYHSDNRKVVADLMHGEPLFVTPEESVIDVAQRMQINKPKVYPVIQDDELLGVISRQDVLKALSEMIKSVSFA, from the coding sequence ATGAAAGTGGTTAAAGACATCGTTCGCAGGAATATTACTCCGCTGCCAACGGAACTTTATCTGGCAGAAGCGGTAGAACGGATTCTTGCGTCAGGGCTAACCGGTCTGCCAGTGATTGATGATGACGGAAAGCTGGTGGGCTTTTTATCAGAGCAGGATTGTATTGCACAGATGCTTTCTGGTACTTACCACTCCGACAACCGCAAAGTGGTGGCTGACCTGATGCACGGGGAACCTTTGTTTGTGACGCCTGAGGAGTCTGTTATTGATGTCGCCCAGAGAATGCAGATCAACAAACCCAAGGTATACCCTGTGATTCAGGATGATGAATTGCTGGGTGTCATCAGTCGTCAGGATGTACTGAAAGCCCTGAGTGAAATGATTAAAAGCGTATCCTTTGCCTGA
- the bioA gene encoding adenosylmethionine--8-amino-7-oxononanoate transaminase, with the protein MHHHLSTGDLEFESRHVWHPYSSTNSSLPVFPVVGANGVKLTLNDGREIIDGMSSWWCMAHGYNHPHMNQAMKAQIDTFSHVMFGGLTHKPAIDLARKLVDMTPEPIQTVFFADSGSVSVEVAIKMAMQYWVVQGYTRKTRMLTFRGGYYGDTTGAMSVCDPVGGMHSLFTGILPEHHFVPRPPCKFDEPFAESHISEFKNSLETMHEQVAAVIIEPIVQGAGGMYFYSPDFLRRVRELCDEYNVLLIHDEIATGFGRTGKLFACEHANIVPDIMTVGKALTGGYMTMAATLCTEKVSDTISAHGPIMHGPTFMANPLACAAANASLEIFATGAWKSQVANIEQKLLSGLSPCAELDSVAEVRILGAIGVVEMKEPVVMKEVQPMFVEEGIWVRPFGKLIYIMPPYIISDEELDFLCQRFCRVVSRI; encoded by the coding sequence TTGCACCACCATCTCAGTACCGGGGATCTTGAGTTTGAATCCAGACATGTCTGGCACCCCTATAGTTCGACCAACAGTTCGCTTCCTGTTTTTCCTGTTGTCGGAGCGAATGGCGTCAAACTGACATTAAATGATGGCAGGGAAATCATTGATGGTATGTCGTCCTGGTGGTGTATGGCCCATGGCTACAACCATCCACACATGAACCAGGCCATGAAAGCACAGATTGATACTTTCTCTCATGTCATGTTTGGTGGTCTGACCCATAAGCCGGCCATTGACCTTGCCCGTAAGCTCGTGGATATGACACCAGAACCCATTCAGACCGTTTTCTTTGCAGATTCCGGTTCGGTATCTGTGGAAGTGGCGATTAAAATGGCTATGCAGTATTGGGTGGTTCAGGGCTATACCCGTAAAACCAGAATGCTGACATTCCGTGGTGGCTATTACGGTGACACGACGGGTGCCATGTCGGTCTGCGACCCGGTTGGCGGCATGCACTCCCTGTTTACGGGTATTCTTCCCGAGCATCATTTTGTGCCGCGTCCTCCCTGCAAGTTTGATGAGCCGTTTGCTGAATCCCATATCAGTGAGTTCAAAAATAGTCTGGAAACTATGCACGAACAGGTGGCAGCGGTCATTATTGAACCTATCGTTCAGGGGGCAGGAGGTATGTATTTCTACTCGCCTGATTTCCTCAGGCGCGTTCGGGAATTATGTGATGAGTACAATGTCCTGCTGATTCATGATGAGATTGCCACGGGTTTTGGCAGAACCGGCAAGCTGTTTGCCTGTGAACACGCCAATATCGTGCCAGACATCATGACGGTGGGCAAAGCGCTAACCGGTGGTTACATGACTATGGCAGCCACACTGTGTACTGAAAAAGTCAGCGATACCATTTCTGCCCATGGGCCGATTATGCACGGGCCAACCTTTATGGCAAATCCCTTAGCCTGTGCTGCCGCCAACGCCAGCCTGGAGATTTTTGCCACGGGTGCATGGAAGTCTCAGGTAGCCAATATTGAACAAAAGCTGCTCAGTGGTTTGTCGCCCTGTGCAGAGCTTGACAGCGTGGCTGAAGTCCGGATTCTTGGGGCGATTGGCGTGGTTGAAATGAAAGAACCGGTGGTTATGAAGGAAGTGCAGCCTATGTTTGTTGAGGAAGGCATCTGGGTGCGTCCATTTGGCAAACTGATTTACATCATGCCGCCTTACATTATCAGTGACGAAGAACTGGATTTTCTGTGTCAGCGGTTCTGTCGGGTTGTCAGCCGCATTTGA